The sequence below is a genomic window from Brassica napus cultivar Da-Ae unplaced genomic scaffold, Da-Ae ScsIHWf_1407;HRSCAF=1989, whole genome shotgun sequence.
AGCATGGTTTGATGGGAAAGCAGAGCATGGGAAAAAGGGTAGAATTCTGAGTGGTCATAACATAAGCCATATACTTAGAAATTACAAGAATGATTTTGGAAATGTGAAAGTAACTGGTAGGAAGAGGAAGATTAATGAGACGGTTGGATCAGACTCCAATACGGATGATGAATCCAGTGAttcagaggaagaggaagaagcagtTGATGAGGAAGAGCTATCTAGATGGAAGAAGCGGTCAATCTTTTTCAAGTTGCCTTATTGGGAAGTATGTTTCTAATCTGAAGATATATCAGTTTTTCTTAATTGTGCAGTCACCACCTTCCTTTGACACTATTATCTGTGTTTGTTTTGTCTAGGATCTACCAGTTAGACACAACTTAGACGTTATGCATGTGGAAAGAAATGTTGCTGCAAGCCTTATAGCTACATTGTTGCATTGTGGAAAATCAAAAGACGGTCTTAACGCGAGAAAAGATCTGGAACTGCTGGGTATTAGGAAGGATTTACATCCTCAACCCCGTGGGAAAAGAACATACCTTCCTCCCGCTCCTTGGTCTCTGTCCAGCAAAGAGAAGAAAGTATTCTGCAAGCGGCTATCGGACTTCAGAGGTCCGGATGGTTATTGCTCAAATATATCAAGGTGTGTGAAgttagaagaatctaagatATCAGGATTGAAATCACATGATTACCATGTCTTGATGCAACAGCTTCTCCCAGTTGCTATTAGAGGTATTAACTGAGTCTTTAAACTTTCTAATAGTCAAGATTAAGATGTCCTGACTCTattctcaaattatatttttgacagGATTATTACCTAAAGGTGTTAGGATAGCTATTGGCCGCCTGTGTGCTTTCTTCCATCATCTCTGTCAGCGGGTAATCGATGTAGAGAAAATTACAGTATTGGAAACTGAAATTGTGGAAACCCTCTGCATGTTTGAGAGGTTTTTTCCTCCAAGTTTCTTCGATATAATGATGCATTTGGTAGTTCATCTAGCCAGGGAAGCTCGGTTATGTGGACCAGTTCATTTCCGATGGATGTACCCATTTGAGAGATACATGAAAGTGCTGAAAGACTTTGTAAGAAACCTTGCAAGACCAGAGGGTTGTATTGCTGAAGCGTATCTTGCAGAGGAATGTGTTAGGTTCTGCAGTCAGTTCTTGAAAAAAACAACAAGTTATGAGGAGAAACCTGATAGAAATACTGAGTTCGAGAGCAGCTCTATTCTTGAAGGTCGTCCAATATCTGCAGCCACTTGTCGTGTTCTTTCTGAGAAGGATATGAAGATTATACATCTTGCTGTGATTCAGAATATGGCAATCGTCGAACCTTATGTGGAGTAAGTCTTTCAAAGCTACTTGTTGTTTTTTTAGTTACTGTCGCTTGTGACTTTATAGCGTAGCTAATACATTGTTTGAATCCTTTTGAAGCATGCACCTACAGCATCTACAGGACACTAATGAAAAATGTAGACGTGATGCAACAACATTATGGAGACTTCATTCACAAAAATTTGCTTCTTGGTTAAAAGACCAGGTAATTTTCATAGTATGAGCAACAATTtagttttctggttttggctaTAGATATGTATTGACActtaacatattttgttatagaTACCTATTAGCTCAGAGAATCACGAGGAGACACTGAAATGGCTGGCCTACGGTCCTCGTCTTAGCTCTAGGTCTTTCACTGGTTACATAATTAATGGTCTGCGGTTTCACACGATTTAGTTGACAGGCAAAGTCAGAACAGTGGTGTTCTATATGAGGCAACAGCTATGTGTAGATCTAGTGCAAAAGACACTTCGCAGATGGTTGATTTGGTAACATACTATGGCAGAGTGTTGGAGATTCTGCTGATCGATTACAATACCTTTTACATTCCTGTATTTCGCTGTCAGTGGGCAAATATAGGTAACGGAGTGAAGGTTGAAGATGGCTTCACACTAGTCAACCTCAACCAAAGTCAAATGGCTTTTGCAGCTGATCCATACATCCTCGCCTCACAAGCAAAGCAAGTCTTTTACTCAAGAATAGATGAGTCATCTAGTTGGTATGTAGCTATGAGAGGTCCTACAAGAAGATACCGTGAGGAAGATGCTGAAGATGGACATGCAGATGTTGGTCCTATGCCAGCAGTAGTAGCCATGGATGCTGATGACTTGGTTGATGAATCTAGAAATGCTCGAGCTGACTGTGAAGGAATATATGTTTGAAAATGGAAAAGTTGTGATTTTTTGGATGATGGCCAGAACAGATTCCAGCCCACAATCTGATGAATTGTGTTTGtgtaatgaaattatttaattttttgataatgGGGAGGAATCTGTGAAGCTGTTTTTTGATGAATTGTGTTTGTGTAATGAAATTAACTATGTTTCTGATCAGTTGCTTTGAGTGTTGTTTGTTGTTGTGTTGTTTGTTGTTGATTTGCTTTGAGACTAACTAACTCTTTTATATTTCAGGTGAACTAAGATGGGGAATCGGAAGAACAAGCGTGTGAAGAAGCAAAGGACAGATGTAGAAACGGAGGTTGCGGAAGATCAATTCCTCGAAGATATAACAAACAGAGAAGTCTCAGATGAAATGGAGGCAGAAGAACATAATCAAATGAGGACAGAGGAGAATGAAATGGAGGAAGAAGCAGAGGACTTGGAGGAGAATGAAATGGAGGAAGAAGCAAATGATGATGTGCAGACTCAGACTGACACAGCTACTACATCACAGCGTAAAAGACGCCGAGGACCTACAAAGATGAAACACATTGCCAAGGATCCAACTGAAAGGCAACATGTCGACTTCACAGATATGGGGGATCCATGTGGTCCAGGTTCTGTACTGTtatcctcctacttgggtcccTTAGTTCGTGAACATGTTCCGGTGATCATTGATAACTGGAGACAAGTCAGTGAAGAAATCAAGACTGTGCTCTGGAAATCTATTGaggtaataagaaaaaaatttacatttaacTACGATCCATTTTACTTGTATTTGAATGTGTCTCATTGCTGACTACAGATGAGGTTTGACATGGACGAAGACTTTAAAAAGGCTGCTGTGTTTAAGCAGATGGGATGTTTGTGGAGAGCATCCAAATCACGTCTGGTAACATCTGTTAGAAAAGCTCCAACCATTAAAGCTAGGATGAGCTTGCAACCGAACAATGTTTCTACAGCTGAATGGCGTAAATTTGTCAAAGAGAAGACCAGTCAGGCCTTTAAGGTTGTCAGCGACTCTTACAAAGAAAGAAGACAGAATCAGATTCCTCACACCTGCGGCCGTAAGGGAATGGTGAGGCTGAGAGAAGATTTGGTAAAGTCAAGCGAAGATCCATCAAAAGTGTCGAGGCTCCGAGTTTGGGTGAAATCACGAACAAAGAAGGATGGTACTCCTGTCAATGTTAATGCAGCTGAAAAGATTGTAagttttcatattgattttaaGAAGTTGGATCTGCTGGTTGCTGCTTTGtgattattgaaattttaatgtGTTTCCAGAGAAAGGCATCAGAGATCGAACTTGAGGGTCATGCCGATTCAACGACAACAAATCCAAAGAACGATATGCTATCTCAGATACTGGGACCTGA
It includes:
- the LOC111215012 gene encoding uncharacterized protein LOC111215012 isoform X2, with the protein product MGNRKNKRVKKQRTDVETEVAEDQFLEDITNREVSDEMEAEEHNQMRTEENEMEEEAEDLEENEMEEEANDDVQTQTDTATTSQRKRRRGPTKMKHIAKDPTERQHVDFTDMGDPCGPGSVLLSSYLGPLVREHVPVIIDNWRQVSEEIKTVLWKSIEMRFDMDEDFKKAAVFKQMGCLWRASKSRLVTSVRKAPTIKARMSLQPNNVSTAEWRKFVKEKTSQAFKVVSDSYKERRQNQIPHTCGRKGMVRLREDLVKSSEDPSKVSRLRVWVKSRTKKDGTPVNVNAAEKIRKASEIELEGHADSTTTNPKNDMLSQILGPDQPGRLRAMGRGISMTKLNCLQVKDNYIAAMEQKQVSLQEQVNDLQKALRRMNNQGPATDVSENSYNKSVNNTRSLPKCYLVDWASVDEKVAEGRVVSAEADELVNGVPLGPHAVKVLVETAIKADTFLWRPAHNMFTMEDAVGEMIAWHSDHCIVATAGLIPEDNAPTVKFLLSLFLSMIFLYT
- the LOC111215012 gene encoding uncharacterized protein LOC111215012 isoform X1; this encodes MLLWTIQDFPAYGNLAGCKVKGKMGCPVCGKNTDSMWLSNCRKHVYMSHRKGLPPTHPYRGKKAWFDGKAEHGKKGRILSGHNISHILRNYKNDFGNVKVTGRKRKINETVGSDSNTDDESSDSEEEEEAVDEEELSRWKKRSIFFKLPYWEDLPVRHNLDVMHVERNVAASLIATLLHCGKSKDGLNARKDLELLGIRKDLHPQPRGKRTYLPPAPWSLSSKEKKVFCKRLSDFRGPDGYCSNISRCVKLEESKISGLKSHDYHVLMQQLLPVAIRGLLPKGVRIAIGRLCAFFHHLCQRVIDVEKITVLETEIVETLCMFERFFPPSFFDIMMHLVVHLAREARLCGPVHFRWMYPFERYMKVLKDFVRNLARPEGCIAEAYLAEECVRFCSQFLKKTTSYEEKPDRNTEFESSSILEGRPISAATCRVLSEKDMKIIHLAVIQNMAIVEPYVDMHLQHLQDTNEKCRRDATTLWRLHSQKFASWLKDQVIFILSTFSLWGLVLVESLWML